One Actinomycetota bacterium genomic window, CGGGCCCGCCGCGTGAGGGGTGCTTGGTCCACCAAGCGACCGTAATGGCCCGCATAGCGCACGCTTGGTACACCAAGCAGTCGCTGCAGATCTTCCGTCGGCCGCCCCGACACCATGGCCACCAGCAGGTACCGGGCCGCGAGATCCCCTAGGACCTCCCGCACCCCTTCCACCGGACGGGCCAGGTCCGGGTGCTCCACGATCTCCGACAGCGACCCGTCGAAGTCGAGCAGGATGGCCGTCCGATCGGGGTTGCGCCGGATCGCGGCCAGGGGATCCTCGGGTTCCCTCACCGCGACGCCACCACGTCGCGATACACGGCCTCGTAGCCGTCGGCCATGCCTCGGGGGTGAAACCGCGCCATCGCTTCGTCCCGGCACCGCCCGGCCGAGATCTCCCCGGTTCGGCGCACGGCGTCCGCCATCGCGTCCACCCCGGACGCGAGGAACCCGGTCTCCCCGTGGCACACGATCTCGGGCACCGCGCCCAGCGGCTCGGCCACCACGGGCGTACCGCTGGCCATGGCCTCGACCATCACCAGCCCGAACGCCTCGGGCTCCCGGACGGTGAACAGCAGCGCGCGAGCCCCCGCCACCAGCGACCGCTTGCGCTCGTTCGACACCTCGCCCAGGAACACCACGGCATCGCCGTCCACCCGCGGCTCCACGGCCCGGTGGAAGAACTCCGCATCCGCCGGGTGCATGCGGCCCGCGATCACCAGTGGCAGGTCCGCCTTCCGGGCCACGTCGATCGCGAGGTCCTGGCCCTTCTGAGCGCATACCCGGCCCAGGCACAGCAGGTAGCCGTCGTCGTCCTCCCGGAACGGGAACGACTCCACGTCCACGGCGTTGTGCACGCGAGCCCGCCAGGGAAGCTCGGGGGCCTCGTCCCGCTGGTGGTCGCTGACCGCGGTGAGGTACGTGTCCTCCCCGAACCGCCGGAGGAACGCACGCCGGTGCTGCTCGATCGGGAGGTGCACCGTGTGCACGACCGGTGCCGGGAGGGCGGCGGCGAACGCGGCCCCCAGAAGGTCGGTGTGGTCGTGCACGAGGTCGAACCCCTCGCCGGCGGCATGCGCGGCGACGATGGTGCGATACGCCCAGCCGACGTGGGTGGCGTCGGGCTCGACCTCCCCCAGCCGGTCGGTGGGCGCCACCTCGTAGGCGAACCGCAACGTGGCGCCGGTCGTGGAGTCGCCGGACGCGAACAGCGTCACGTCGTGACCGCGGTCCACCAGCTCCTCCACCAGCAGGCTCACCACGACCTCGACCCCGCCGTATCCCTTCGGCGGCACGGCGACCCACACCGGCGCGACGACCCCGATGCGCATCGCGACCACCCTACTGTGGTGGGTCGATGGAGGATCGGGCCGCCGGCAGGCTCAAACTGATGAGACGCCCGGCGCCAGCCGTCAGGCTCAGCTGATGGGGTTGGCGGCGGCGTAGTCCGAGCCCAGCACGATGGCGAGCTCCACGGTCTGGGGGACGTCGAGCGTCTTCGGGGGCAGGTGCTTGATGTGGCCCTCCTTCAGGAACTTCTCCTTCAGGTGCTGTGCGTCCACCTTGCCCTGCGCGTCCCGGTAGTAGATCAGCGTGATCTGCGAGTTCGGGAAGTTCCCGACCACCGGCACCACGTACCCACCGTTCTTCTGGAGCTGGTCCGCCGTCACGCCCGCCAGCCCCGCCACGCTGGTCGCGTTGAACACGGCGATCTTCACGCCCTGCTGGCGCGGGGTGAGCTGGGGAGTGGGGCTCGAGCTCTGCGAGCCGGTGGGCGTGGGCCCGGTGGGCGACTGCGTGGGCGAGTGCGACGGCACGGGAACGGTCTCACCGAAGGTCGGGAACCCCTTCGAGATGACCACCGCACCGATCACGACGGCGGCCACCAGGATGGCGACCCTCACCGCGCCGTGACCCACGGCCCTCCGTTCCTGGAACAGCTCACGCTTCTCGGCTCCCTCGACTCAGGACGCGGGCCCGAAAGCCCGGCCCGCGTGCCCCGGGCGGGCCACGGCGGCATCGATCCTACCGCTCCAGCCCCAGTTGTCGCGCGAATCGCTTCCTCCGCCTGGCCTCCCGGAGCCGCCGGAGGCGCCGCACCAGCATGGGGTCGTACGCCAGGGCGTCGGGCCGGTCGATCAGGCCGTTCAGGATCTGGTGGTACCGGGCCGCCGAGAGCTGGAACCGCTCCCGGATGGCCCGCTCCTTGGGCCCCGGGTACTTCCACCAGTTGCGCTCGAAGTCGAGGATGGCTTTGGACCGTTCGTCCAGCTCGCCGAGGCTGGAAAGCCCGCCCCCGGCGGGGTGATGGCGGTATGGGGTGCTCATGAGGCGACGCTAGCACGGCCAAGGGGCGGTGCAAGCATCCGCAGCTAGTCTGGGCCAGACTAGCCCGTTAGGGGAACAGTCCCCGGGTCGTGTGCGCCTCCGCCACGCGAGCGACACCCAGCATGGTGGCGGCGGTCCGCATCGGCACCTTCCGCTCGGCGGACAGGGCCAGGACGTCGACGTAGGCCCGTTCCATGATGGAGCGGAGCTTCACGTTCACCTCGTCCTCGTCCCAGAAATAGGCCTGGAGGTCCTGGACCCACTCGAAGTACGACACCGTGACGCCGCCAGAGTTGGCGAGGATGTCGGGGACGACCAGGATGCCCCGTTCCTCGAAGATGAGATCAGCCTCCGGCGTGGTGGGTCCGTTCGCGGCCTCGATGATGACTTCGGCCCGGACCCGGTCGGCGTTGTCCCCGGTCAGCTGGCTCTCCAGCGCGGCCGGGATCAACACGTCGCAGTCCACCGTCAGCAGGTCCTCGTTCGTGATGGCCTCACCGTCCTCGAACCCGGCCACCGTCCCCGTCTCGGCCCGGTACGCCGCGAGAGCCTCCGCCGAGATGCCTTTGGGGTTGTACACGCCGCCGTGCACGTCGGACACCGCCACCACGATGCAGCCCAGCTGCTCCAGCAGGCGGACGGCAGGAGCGCCCACCTTCCCGTAGCCCTGGATGGCCACCGTGGTCTCGTCCACCTTCATGCCCCGGTGCTTGAGCGTGGCCTCGGTGATGTACATGACGCCGCGGGCGGTGGCGTCTCCCCGGCCCCGCGAGCCCCCCACCGAGATCGGCTTGCCGGTGACGACGCCGAGCGCGGAGTGCCCGACGTTCATGGAGTACGTGTCCATGATCCACGCCATGATCTGTTCGTCGGTTCCCATGTCCGGGGCCGGCACGTCGCGGTCGGGCCCGATGAGGGGCAGGATCTCCGACGCGTACCGCCGGGTGAGTCGCTCGAGCTCGGTGGTCGACAGCTCCTTCGGATCGACCACGACGCCGCCCTTCGCTCCCCCGTAGGGGATGCTCACGATGGCGCACTTCCAGGTCATCCACATGGCCAGCGCCTTCACCTCGTCGAGGGTCACGCTGGGGTGGTAGCGGATGCCGCCCTTCGAGGGGCCGCGGGAGGTGTTGTGGTGGACGCGGTATCCCGTGAACACGGCAACGCTTCCGTCGTCGCGGTGGATGGGGATGGCCACGGTGAGGATGCGCTTGGGGTTGCGCAGGATCTCGTGGACGCCCGGATCGAGGTCGAGCATGTCGGCGGCCTGCTGCAGCTGCGACAGGGCCGCGTCCCAGGGCGATGTCGTGGTCACGCCGGCTCCTTGGACGGGGATGGTACGCGGGCCGAGTCTAGCGCGGGACGTGTCGGACCCGGTTCCTATACTCGCTGCGATGCGGACTGGACACGCGGATCTGCCGCTGCACGGCGGACGGGCTCCCCGGTGGCTGTTCGAGCGGATGGTCGCGCTGGCCCGGGAGATCTCCCTGGCCGTGGTCACCGAGGAGGGCTCGCCGGGGCTCCTGCGCCGGCTGTCGGATCCGGTGTGGTTCCAGGCGTTCGGGTGCGTGCTGGGGTTCGACTGGCACTCGAGCGGGGTCACCACCACGGCGTGCGGCGCGCTGAAGGAGGGGCTCCGAGGGCTGGAGGCCGATACCGGCTTGGTGGTGGCCGGCGGGAAGGGACGCGCCTCGCGCCGAACCCCGCAGGAGATCGAGTCGGCGTGCGAGCGGAGCGGCCGGGACGCCGCACCGCTCGTCGCGGCGAGCCGGCTGTCCGCGAAGGTCGATTCCTCGGCCGTGCAGGACGGGTTCCAGGTGTATCACCACACCTTCCTGTTCTCGACGGATGGCGCCTGGGCGGTGGTGCAGCAGGGGATGAACGAAGCCACCGGGCGGGCCCGGCGGTACCACTGGCTGACCCCGCCCCGGTTCGACGCGGACCCGCACGCCGCGGTGGCCGGCGCCGGCGGGCAGGAGGTCCTGAACCTGGTGGCGGGGGAGGCGGAGGAGAACCGCGGCGTCTCCGTGCAGCTGGCTCGAGAGGGCCCGGAGCCGGTGGTGCGGGAGATCGAGCGGATGCGGTCGCTGTCGATGCCGCACCGGCACGAGGTCCGGCTGTCGGACCTGCATCCCGACCGGCTCCGGCGGGTGTTGCTGGCCGCGTACGAGTCGCAGCCGGAGGACTACACGGCGCTGCTGGCCGTGCCCGGGGTCGGCGCGAAAGGGCTGCGGGCGCTGGCGCTGGTGGCGGAGCTCACCTACGGCGAACCGGCCTCGGTGCGGGACCCCGTCTCGTACGCGTGGGCCCACGGCGGGAAGGACGGCACGCCGTTTCCGGTGGACCGGGCCACCTACGACGCCACCATCGAGTCGGTGCGCCGGGCCGTGCAGGACGCGCGGGCCGGTCGCACGGAGAAGGTCGCCGCGCTCCGGCGACTGGCCGGCTTGGAGCGGGAGGGCCGGGCCGCCGCCGGGAGCTGAGGAGCCGGCGTGCTACGGGCCGGCCATCTACGAGCCGGCGTGCACGGTTCCCAGGTGCAGGTTCACGCCGAACAGCACCAGGGGCCACAGCAGGATCGCCAGGACAGCCGACGCGATGGACTTGATGTCGCCGAGGTGGCTCAGGTAGTGGTGGGTCGACGCCACCACCAGGCCCACCACGAGATAGACGATTCCCAGCAAGGTCCGCATGGTCCGAGCTCCTCGGAAGAGGTCGCGAGCCGCCCGCCGGCCGGCTCCGTGGCTTCGATTGGTTGCCTTCCTGACCTACCCGCGCAGGGAGGTGCGGAAACTCCGGCTACCCGCCATGGCGTGCGGCTGGGCCACCTGGAGCCCCAGCGCGGCCAGCATGTCCTGGTAGCACATCGGAGCCGGGCAGTCCGGCTCGCCGCAGAACGAGCAGTCCTCCATCTCGCGGTGGCAGCGCTGGCAGGCGCACCCGCCGTCGGCGAGCTCACGCTCCGGCATCCTCGTCCTCCTCGTGGTGGTGCATGGCCTGGTGGAACTCGAGGGCGGCCCGCTCGGCGTCCTCGCGCCGGAGCACCCCACCAGCCGGCCGTCGGACGTGGTAACCGGGGAGCTCTCCAGGTTGTGCTCGAGCATGACTTCGGCCATCTCCAGGATGTGCACGTGCGGGCGGAACGTGGAGGGTCCCGGACGCATGGACTGCTCCACGGTCTGGGCCGCCGTGGCCTCGAGCTCCTTGGCCCGGAGCAGCCCGAGCACCACGCGCTCCTCGTTCACCACCACACACGTGTCCCAGCCGGCTTCGTGCACGCGGGCCCGAACCTCGCCGACGGGCTCGTCCAGGCGGCACGTGGGGACGTCCTCCCGGGCGACTCCGCCTGCCGTGGGCAACCCCGCGAAGCTTCCCTCGATGGGAAGCCCCGCGGCCAGCCAGTCGAGCTTGCCCGCCGGGTACTCGTACACCTCACCGAACCCGAGGCTCTCGAGCCGCCACGCGGCTCGTGGGCTGATGTCTCAGGCCGAGTCCCAGCAGTACACGATGACCGGACGGCTGGGGTCGAGCACCTCCCTGGCCTGCTCGATCCGGCGGAGCGGAACGCTCACGGCGCCCGGGAGGTGCTGCTCCTCGTACTCCTCGCGGGGCAGGACCTCCACCAGCTGGGCGCCCCCGTCCACCAGCCGCTGGAGCTCGTGGCGGTCGATGGTGCGGGGCATCGGGTCCTCCTGGTCGGCCGCGGACTGTGGGCTGCGTGCTGCGTGCGCGGAGCTGCCCTCACCGTACCGCGACTATGGTGGGGCCGTGGCAGAGCGGGAGGTGCGGATCCCCGTGGGAGGCGCGACGCTCGGGGGCAACCTCGCCCTTCCTTCGAGCCCGATCGGGCTCGTCGTGTTCGCGCACGGGACCGGCAGCAGCAGGTTCAGTCCGAGGAACCGGTTCGTGGCGGAAGCGTTGCAGGGCAACGGCTTCGGCACGCTGCTGATGGACCTGCTGACGGCGGACGAGGAATCCGTGGACGTGCGTACCGCGCACCTGCGGTTCGACATCGGGCTGCTGGCGAGCCGACTCGTGGCGGCGGTCGACTGGCTGGGCGGACGGGAGGAATCGGCGGCCCTTCCGCTGGGGGCGTTCGGCGCGAGCACCGGCGCAGCGGCGGCGCTGGTCGCCGCGGCCCGGCGCCCCGACGCGGTCCGTGCCGTGGTGTCGCGTGGCGGCCGCCCCGACCTGGCCGGTGACGACCTGGAACGGGTCCGCGCGCCGACCCTGCTGATCGTGGGCGGGGCCGACCGTGTCGTCATCGGGCTCAACGAGGAAGCCCGCGAGCGGCTCCGGGCCGGCACCGAGGTACACCTGGAGATCGTGCCCGGCGCGACCCACCTGTTCGAGGAGCCGGGCGCGTTGGAGGAGGTGGCCGACCTGGCCGGCCGGTGGTTCCTCCGCCATCTCGCCGGCCGCGACTAGCGCTCCTGCTCGCGGATCCGGGCCAGGCGCCTCCGGGGTTCCGCCAGGGAACGAGCCTGCCGGCGGGCGTCGCGCCACGGGTCCGGGTCGAGGTGCTCGAACACCGAACGGATGGTGAAGCGACCGGGGAGGAGCTTCGGGTCCTCCAGCTCGTCCCACGGGATGGGCGTGGCCACCGGGGCACCCGGGCGGGGACGCACCGCGAACGGGGGCACCGCTGTCTGGGCGTACGCGTTCCGGCCCACGTCGAGGAACAGCCTCCCGTCCCGCTTGGCCTTGCGCGTCTCCGTGGTCAGGCGCTCGGGCTCCCTTCGAGCCAGCTCCGCCGCCGCGTCGCGGGCGAACGAACGCACCGCCTCGAAGGGCTCCTTCCGGTCGAGCGGCACCATCACGTGCAGCCCCTTCCCGCCGGAGGTCTTCAGGAACGCCGGGAGGCCGAGCTCGTCGAGGAGGGTCCGCACCGAACGCGCCGCAGCCCGTGCCGCCTCGAACTCGTCGCCGGGGGGGTCGAGGTCGAAGATGAGCTGGTCGGGATGCTCGGGCCGGTCGGCTCGGCTGAGCCAGGCGTGGGGGGTGATGACGGCCTGGTTGGCGAGGTACGCGAGGGTGGCGGCGTTCTCGCACACGACGTGATCGAGCCTCCCGCCCTCCTTGCGAACGTTGACCCGGCGGACCCACGCGGGGAAGTAGGTGGGGACGTTCTGCTGGAACACCCGATGGCCGTCGATCCCCTCGGGGAAGCGCTCCAGGGACAGCGGGCGGCCGCTGATGAGGGGCACCATCCGCTCCGCGATCGCGGCGTAGTACTCGATGAGGTCGCCCTTCGTGATGCCATCCCCGGGGAACAGCACCTTGGTCCGGTTGGAGACCTCGATCGTGTAGCGGCCGAACCGCACGCGGTCGCCGCTCACGATGCCTCGGCGGCCAGGTCCTCGATCCGCTTCCCCGACAGGACGGACTCGGGCTGGGTCGTCACCGGGTTGCGCCGGGCGTCGGCCGCCTCGTCCCTCATCTTCACCAGCAGCCACTTCTGGCGCCCGCCGGAGGCCGGGCCGGTCCGGGTGAGGGCGTAGCCGCCCTTCAGCTTGGTCCCTTCGAGCCACACGGCCACGTGGCCCGCTTCGACAGCTTCCTCCACCAGCACCGGCCGGCCGTCGCGCTCGGTGAGGTTCCGGTACGTGCCCGTGTCCCACACGATGACGGGGCCCGCTCCGTACAGCCCCTCCGGGATGACGCCCTCGAAGCTCGCATAGGCCAGCGGATGGTCCTCGGTGGGCATGGCCAGGCGCTTCTCGCGAGGATCGGTGGAAGGGCCCTTGGGGACGGCCCACGACTTCAGCACGCCGCCCGCCTCCAGCCGGAAGTCGTAATGCAGTGCGGTGGCGTCGTGTTTCTGGATGACGAAGATGGGCTCCCGGCGCCGGCGCCCGCGCGTCGAGCGCGCCGAACGCGCCGAGTCTCGCCGGCCGGACCCGGAGGGCTCGGGCGTGCGGGCGAGGTCCCGTTTGCGACGGTAGGTCTCCAGCGAGTCCCGCTTCTTCAGCATCGTCACAGTGAACCTTCCCGCCGGGCCCGGGTCGAGAACGCGCCGCCGCGGGATAATCGGCCGACCCGTCGGAGGATCCCGTCGTGAGGAAACGAGCCCGAATCGTCGTCGACACCATGCTGCCCGCGCACGCGCACCCCCGGCTGCCCGGGGCGGAGGGCGCGCGCGTCCCGGAGTTCCTGGACGAGTACGAGCGCTCGGCGACCCCGCTGCTCCGGCTGGGGCTGCGCGCTGGGATGTTCACCGCCGTCTGGATCGCGCCGGTGCTGATCGGCCGCCTCCCACCGATCACACTGTACGGACGCCGGACCAGGGAGCGGGCACTGGAGGCGCTGGCCAGGACCCGGGTGTACCCGCTTCGGGCCGCGTTCGGAGGACTGAAGCTGGTGGTCTCCTTCGGCTACGGGGTGGACCCGGAGGTCCGGCGAGCCATCGGCTACCCGGTTCCCCAGGAGGCATCCGGCCGGTGATCGTGGACGGCGCGACGCAGGATCGGCCGGTGGACGAGGCCTTCGATCACGTCGTCGTGGGCTCGGGAGCGGCCGGAGCGACGGCTGCGCTGGTGCTGGCGGAATCGGGGGCCTCCGTGGCGGTGGTCGAGGAAGGGCCCGCGGTCAGAACCGAGCAGTTCGTGGATCGGGGGTACGACACGCTCCGCACGCTGTATCGCGACATGGGGGGGCAGCTCGCGCGGGGCCGGGCCGCCATCCCGGTGCTCCAGGGGCGGTGCCTGGGTGGAAGCACGGTCGTCAACTCCGCGATCATGTGGCGGCTGCCCGAGGACGTGTGGGCGGGCTGGCGCGACGACTTCGGGCTGGGCGACGCCGTGCCGTTCGGGGAGCTGGACGGGCATTGCGACCGGATCGAACGCAACCTGTCCGTGGCGGCCACCGACGAGGGCGTGTGGGGCGGGAACAACCGGCTGATGGCCGTGGCCGGGACGGCGCTGGGCGTTCGCGCGTCCCCGATGCGCCGGGCCGTGGTGGGCTGCCGCGGCAGCGCCCGGTGCCAGAGCGGGTGCCCGCACGGCGCGAAGCAGAGCATGGCCCTGACCTACCTCCCCCGGGCCGAGCGGCAGGGCGCCGTCCTGTTCGTCGGCGCACGGGCGGACCGGGCCCTCATGAGCGGCGACCGCGCCGTCGGGGTGTCCGGCCGGTTCTCCGCCGGAGGAACGTTCCTGCTCCGGGCCAGGCGGTCGGTCGTGGTCGCCGGGTCCGCGACCCAGACGCCGGGCCTGCTCCAGCGGAGCGGGGTGCAGTCCCTGCATCTCGGGGCGCACTTCCAGGGGCACCCGGGAGCGTCGATCGTCGGCCTGTTCGACCAGCCGGTCGGCCTGTGGCGAGGCGCCACCCAGGGGTTCGAATCGGACCAGCACCGGATCGACGGCCGGTTCAAGGTCGAGAGCGTGGCCCTGATGCCGGAGCTGCTGATCGCGACCCTTCCAGGGGTGGGCGCCCGGTGGCTGGAGGCCATCGGCCGGGCCGGACACATGGCGATGTGGGCGGTGGACATGCGAGCGTACGCGGAGGGGCGGATCGATGCGCGCCGGGGCAAGCCGCGGATCCGCTTCGACCTGGAGCGGCGCGACGTGGCGAACCTCCGCGGGGGGCTGGCGTTCACCGCGGAGATGATGTTCGCGGCGGGGGCGCGCGGGGTGATGCCGCTGGTCCACGGCCTGCCCGAGGTGATCGAGCGGCCGGACGACGCGCGGCTACTGCGGGAGGGGCCGGAAGACGCGCGAGCGTATTCGATGGCGCTCACCCATCTGTTCGGGACCGCGCGGATGAGCGTGCGGCCCGGGGACGGCGTGGTCGGGCCGGACTTCGCCGTGCACGGGACCCGCAACCTGTACGTGGTCGACTCCTCGGTGTTCCCGACCAACACCGGCGTGAACCCGCAGCTGTCGATCATGGGGATGGCGATGCTCGCCGCCACGAGGATGGTGGAGGGACAGCGTGGCTGACGTGACGTTCGAAGGACTGGCCCGCAGCTCGATCCGCGAGCTGGAACCGGTTCTGCGGGAAGGGGCGGCGCCGGACGCCGCCTCGCTCACCGGCTCCGAGTGGCGGGGGTTCAACGTGGGACTGAAGATGCGCCTGCTCGGCGCGCAGAAGTTCCGCAAGGGGTTCTTCGCGGGCCCCGACGGGATCGAGGGCTACAACACGCCGGTTCGCCAGGGCGGCAAGGGCGGACCCGGCGGCCGGGGCGTTCCGGGCGGGCCGTGGACCCCGAAGCCTTCGCCGGAGCGACCGAAGCGGTTCGGGTTCTTCCTGGTCAAGCCGGTGGCCCCGGGGGGCAGGGACAGCCGGTACCCGAAGGCGCTGCTGCTCGACTACGGGGCGAGCCCCAGGAACCCTCCCCGGTCGCCGACCCGCCCCATCCGCGACTATCTGGTGCAGCCCGACCCGGGGAACCCCGACCTCATGCTGGGGAAGGGATACATGGCCCTCGGCGGGCTGCGGCTGTTCCCGCAGTTCTTCGTGATCGAGCGTCTCGACGACGCGGCCTGGACCCCCTGAAACGAGCCCGTCGCCGCCGGGAGGACACTGCACGCGTGCTGCTGGAGGAGATCGCCCGCACGTCCGCCGAGGTCGCCGCCACGGCCGCACGGCTGGGCAAGATCGGGCGGCTGGCCTCCGTGCTCCTGAGCCTCCGCCCGGAGGAGGTCCCCGTGGCGGTGGCCTACCTCTCGGGCGAGCTGCCCCAGGGGACAATCGGGGTGGGATGGGCGTCGCTTCGTGAGCTGCCCCCCGCCGCCGCCTCCCCGTCGCTCACCCTTCTCGACGTCCACGGCGCGTTCGACCGGCTCAAGGCGGCGACGGGCCCGGGCTCCCAGGCCGTACGCCGCCACGAGATCGCGGACCTGTTCGGTCGGGCCACCGAGGAAGAGCGGCGGTTCCTGTTCGGCCTGCTGTCGGGGGAGCTCCGCCAGGGCGCGCTGGAGGGCGTGATGGTGGAGGCGGTGGGCCGAGCGGCCGAGGTGCCGGCCGCGGAGGTCCGTCGGGCGGCGATGCTGGCGGGCGACCTGGGGGCGGTGGCCGCGGCGGCCATCGCGGACGGCCGGGCGGGGCTCGGGGCTTTTCGGCTGACGGTGCTGCGGCCGGTCCAGCCCATGCTGGCCCAGACGGCCGAGGACGTCGGCCAGGCCCTGGAGCGAATCCGGCCCGCGGCCGTGGAGTGGAAGCTCGACGG contains:
- a CDS encoding glycosyltransferase family 4 protein, which translates into the protein MRIGVVAPVWVAVPPKGYGGVEVVVSLLVEELVDRGHDVTLFASGDSTTGATLRFAYEVAPTDRLGEVEPDATHVGWAYRTIVAAHAAGEGFDLVHDHTDLLGAAFAAALPAPVVHTVHLPIEQHRRAFLRRFGEDTYLTAVSDHQRDEAPELPWRARVHNAVDVESFPFREDDDGYLLCLGRVCAQKGQDLAIDVARKADLPLVIAGRMHPADAEFFHRAVEPRVDGDAVVFLGEVSNERKRSLVAGARALLFTVREPEAFGLVMVEAMASGTPVVAEPLGAVPEIVCHGETGFLASGVDAMADAVRRTGEISAGRCRDEAMARFHPRGMADGYEAVYRDVVASR
- a CDS encoding LytR C-terminal domain-containing protein, translating into MRVAILVAAVVIGAVVISKGFPTFGETVPVPSHSPTQSPTGPTPTGSQSSSPTPQLTPRQQGVKIAVFNATSVAGLAGVTADQLQKNGGYVVPVVGNFPNSQITLIYYRDAQGKVDAQHLKEKFLKEGHIKHLPPKTLDVPQTVELAIVLGSDYAAANPIS
- a CDS encoding DUF3263 domain-containing protein, with the translated sequence MSTPYRHHPAGGGLSSLGELDERSKAILDFERNWWKYPGPKERAIRERFQLSAARYHQILNGLIDRPDALAYDPMLVRRLRRLREARRRKRFARQLGLER
- a CDS encoding Glu/Leu/Phe/Val dehydrogenase, producing the protein MTTTSPWDAALSQLQQAADMLDLDPGVHEILRNPKRILTVAIPIHRDDGSVAVFTGYRVHHNTSRGPSKGGIRYHPSVTLDEVKALAMWMTWKCAIVSIPYGGAKGGVVVDPKELSTTELERLTRRYASEILPLIGPDRDVPAPDMGTDEQIMAWIMDTYSMNVGHSALGVVTGKPISVGGSRGRGDATARGVMYITEATLKHRGMKVDETTVAIQGYGKVGAPAVRLLEQLGCIVVAVSDVHGGVYNPKGISAEALAAYRAETGTVAGFEDGEAITNEDLLTVDCDVLIPAALESQLTGDNADRVRAEVIIEAANGPTTPEADLIFEERGILVVPDILANSGGVTVSYFEWVQDLQAYFWDEDEVNVKLRSIMERAYVDVLALSAERKVPMRTAATMLGVARVAEAHTTRGLFP
- a CDS encoding DUF763 domain-containing protein; amino-acid sequence: MRTGHADLPLHGGRAPRWLFERMVALAREISLAVVTEEGSPGLLRRLSDPVWFQAFGCVLGFDWHSSGVTTTACGALKEGLRGLEADTGLVVAGGKGRASRRTPQEIESACERSGRDAAPLVAASRLSAKVDSSAVQDGFQVYHHTFLFSTDGAWAVVQQGMNEATGRARRYHWLTPPRFDADPHAAVAGAGGQEVLNLVAGEAEENRGVSVQLAREGPEPVVREIERMRSLSMPHRHEVRLSDLHPDRLRRVLLAAYESQPEDYTALLAVPGVGAKGLRALALVAELTYGEPASVRDPVSYAWAHGGKDGTPFPVDRATYDATIESVRRAVQDARAGRTEKVAALRRLAGLEREGRAAAGS
- a CDS encoding rhodanese-like domain-containing protein; translated protein: MPRTIDRHELQRLVDGGAQLVEVLPREEYEEQHLPGAVSVPLRRIEQAREVLDPSRPVIVYCWDSA
- a CDS encoding dienelactone hydrolase family protein, whose translation is MAEREVRIPVGGATLGGNLALPSSPIGLVVFAHGTGSSRFSPRNRFVAEALQGNGFGTLLMDLLTADEESVDVRTAHLRFDIGLLASRLVAAVDWLGGREESAALPLGAFGASTGAAAALVAAARRPDAVRAVVSRGGRPDLAGDDLERVRAPTLLIVGGADRVVIGLNEEARERLRAGTEVHLEIVPGATHLFEEPGALEEVADLAGRWFLRHLAGRD
- the ligD gene encoding non-homologous end-joining DNA ligase codes for the protein MSGDRVRFGRYTIEVSNRTKVLFPGDGITKGDLIEYYAAIAERMVPLISGRPLSLERFPEGIDGHRVFQQNVPTYFPAWVRRVNVRKEGGRLDHVVCENAATLAYLANQAVITPHAWLSRADRPEHPDQLIFDLDPPGDEFEAARAAARSVRTLLDELGLPAFLKTSGGKGLHVMVPLDRKEPFEAVRSFARDAAAELARREPERLTTETRKAKRDGRLFLDVGRNAYAQTAVPPFAVRPRPGAPVATPIPWDELEDPKLLPGRFTIRSVFEHLDPDPWRDARRQARSLAEPRRRLARIREQER
- a CDS encoding DNA ligase — protein: MLKKRDSLETYRRKRDLARTPEPSGSGRRDSARSARSTRGRRRREPIFVIQKHDATALHYDFRLEAGGVLKSWAVPKGPSTDPREKRLAMPTEDHPLAYASFEGVIPEGLYGAGPVIVWDTGTYRNLTERDGRPVLVEEAVEAGHVAVWLEGTKLKGGYALTRTGPASGGRQKWLLVKMRDEAADARRNPVTTQPESVLSGKRIEDLAAEAS
- a CDS encoding GMC family oxidoreductase, translated to MIVDGATQDRPVDEAFDHVVVGSGAAGATAALVLAESGASVAVVEEGPAVRTEQFVDRGYDTLRTLYRDMGGQLARGRAAIPVLQGRCLGGSTVVNSAIMWRLPEDVWAGWRDDFGLGDAVPFGELDGHCDRIERNLSVAATDEGVWGGNNRLMAVAGTALGVRASPMRRAVVGCRGSARCQSGCPHGAKQSMALTYLPRAERQGAVLFVGARADRALMSGDRAVGVSGRFSAGGTFLLRARRSVVVAGSATQTPGLLQRSGVQSLHLGAHFQGHPGASIVGLFDQPVGLWRGATQGFESDQHRIDGRFKVESVALMPELLIATLPGVGARWLEAIGRAGHMAMWAVDMRAYAEGRIDARRGKPRIRFDLERRDVANLRGGLAFTAEMMFAAGARGVMPLVHGLPEVIERPDDARLLREGPEDARAYSMALTHLFGTARMSVRPGDGVVGPDFAVHGTRNLYVVDSSVFPTNTGVNPQLSIMGMAMLAATRMVEGQRG